The genomic window TGTCCACATCCTGGTCAACACTTGGTGTATTCAGACttcttaattttagccattcctGTGGGAGTGAAGTGTCAAGTTGtgatttaaatttgcatttccccagtgactaatgatgttgaacatcttttcctatgcttattttttttttcatcacatACATTTTCTGGCAAACTGTTCCAATCTTTTGcttacattattaatttttttatcttcttctttGGGAGTCTTGAgagtttatatattctgggtataagccctttgtcagataaacAGTTTGCATTTTTTCTCCCAGCCATTGCCTTTTGTTTTCACTTACTTAACCAAGTAATTGACACTTTTGATTTGCCATATAGTGTGGTTGTTTAAAAAGTACACTCTGATGTCAGGACTGCCACCAAATTTTGAATCCTAATCTTGGGaactaaagaaaattaatatttttaagccaCAGGATCTTCTTCTAAATTACTTGTCATAAACATTTCTGATTTTCTTATGCTTTACCAGAAAGGTTATatgagtaaatatttaaataaggcTCACTAGTAAAAGGAAATACTTGAAATTTAAAGATCATTTccctcccccccccaaaaaatagtCACTAAAGTTTAACAGCTCTTTGTTAACTTCTAGGTTTCTGACTGCTCTTTTACTAGTTTGACACCCCACTCTCTTTTCTAAATTAAAGATATAGCCCAAAGGAATACTTTATTACCATGTAATTATCTTGAAATCTTACTTTTTCAATTTCCTAATTTAAGACTATCTTATCTTGTTGCTTAGTCCTTTCATATTCAAtaattgaaatatatgaaaatggaAGTGGTTGGTAATGTGTGCACTGCATTTGAAATTGGAATCTGAATCATTTCAATGCATATGTAGTCTTTCTGCAGAATAGTGATTTTGAACAGTTGGCATATCATCGAAGTTTTTATAAATGTCAGCATTATGAGCCAATGAACTATATAGTTGGTCAGATTTACATTACAATAATATATGAACATAATATTAGGGTTTTTTTATGTGACCATTTGTTACAGTAAAATTTAGACCTTTGGACTATTACAATACAGCTTCAGTTAAACAATATGAGGAGTCATCACAAAACAAACCTTAACTTTATCCATTCACATTTGGCCATTGTTTTATTCTTCCATTATTCcctaaaacaatatataaaattatattgcatTGTCGAGTTTGGAGAAggaagaattttatattttggggtatctttGCATCTGTGCAGATAAAATGTATCAATAAAATGTAGATAAAGCCGGTTGCTCATGTGTTTCAAGAGGAAAGTGTCTTTATCATAGAACAGAGTGATACATCTCCGATGTGCATTGATTGCCAATCATTTTTCCTTCACACTGTAGTCAGTAACTAAGTCAAGGCAACTGCAAGATAGTTCAGAAAGGCTAGCATCCCACTTCTATAGGTGTGGGGGAGTCAGAAGACCTGAATTCTAGTCCTGTCTTCTTTAGTCAGTGATACTGTAATCCTGGCCAAGCATCCCTTTGCCTGTTGTTACATCTGTCAGATGAAAAGAAGGATTTTCCTATGCCAAAGATTAGTACAACAGCAGATAGTAAGAATGCTTTGCAAAGTCCCATATAATGTACAAAGCAGATTTTTCCCAAAGTGTTTGAcataagttaaattattttttaagtacaaTGATATTTGAAGAACCCTGGAATTGATTCTTCTTGTAACAACACAACCAGTTGTGCTTTTTGTTCTGAAATagattttcatgtgtctgctacTTACGGGGTGAAATCTTGCATATTGCATCAGAAGTGGGTATGGGCTAGAGATATGAAGGAGAGATGAGTTGAGAACATGAGCTACTTTATCTCATGTCGAGCCTTAATCTATTGGACTAGCATGTTACCCACTGCACTTATCTCCTTCCTACAGGCTTCATTTCTTCTATTCTTGTCTCTTCTTCCTCTACTTCCAGCTTTGTGTTTTCCTTTAGTGCCTCTCTTCTCTTAAACTAAGGGGAGAGGAGTTGGAATAAATGACAGACTTTGTAGCTTTAAATATTATCATATTGGTTTTATGGAGAATATATCATACAGAACATAAAACTAATTCATTAGGTACTTAAACCAAATTATCAGACACATCTGCTGTATAGGTCATCGTCTGTATGGATAGCCTTAATCACACCAGGTTATGCTGCTCTGGAATGGAAGATATTTGTTCATAGTATTGCTGTTGGGGTAAAAGGAGTTATACTTAAATGTAAACTCTGTCTGAAtgacaagtttttatttttttcctatatttatgTCTAGGGCAGGAGCGATTTGGCAACATGACCCGAGTATACTACAAGGAAGCTGTTGGTGCTTTTGTAGTCTTTGATATATCAAGAAGTTCTACATTTGAGGCAGTCTTAAAATGGAAAAGTGATCTGGATAGTAAAGTTCATCTTCCAAATGGCAGCCCTATCCCTGCTGTCCTCTTGGCTAACAAATGTGACCAGAACAAGGACAGTAGCCAGACTCCTTCCCAGATGGACCAGTTCTGCAAAGAACATGGCTTCGCCGGATGGTTTGAAACTTCTGCAAAGGTGAGATCTGCTTTGCTTATGCATCTTTTGCTTTCTAGCTCATAAATCTAGGCTGTAACGCTTAAGTATTTAGATGTATTTGTGTGAGTGGTGTTTGAAAGTCTGGAAAATGAGAAGTGTAGCATGGATGTGTTATAGCTTCTTTCAGTCCACAACAGTACTGCTTTCCAAATTGGCTAATGGCTAATAGAAGGGCAGATtttccataaaaacaaaaagagttatTTAGAGCAAAAAGCAAATGACATTTTCTGTGAGTCTGAGTTTTTAACTGAGGTACTTCTCATGTAACTGGAGTGGATGGGGGTATTGTCAAGCACAAGAATTTTTGATTTTTGCAAAACGCTAAATGAATAGGAAGATGCCTCTGGTGAAGATGTGTGTCACATGCAGGACCATGTGAAAAGATCAGAGAGGAGATTTATTCAGATGATGTTTGAAGAGTTTTAGGTTAACTGTGTATGAAAGATTTGAAACAGCTGGAAAGTATCAACATTTGTGGTATGCTTCATAAATAGTAAAgtgagaattttttcttttgtcaattaTGGAaagctgaataaaatattttctgaaggaaaaagtaaaacagtaagttggctttcaaaaattttaacagTCTAgtgaccgggcatggtgggtcatgcctgtttcctagcactctgggaggccgaggcgggcggattgggcagatcacttgaactgggagttcgagactagcctgggcaacatggcaaaaccccgtctctaccaaaaaatacaaaaagtagctgagcatggtggtgcatgcctgtggtcctagcttctcgagaggctgaggcgggatgatcacttgagtctgggaggcagaggttgcagtgagccaagatcacaccactgcattccagcctgggtgacaaagtgagaccccatctcaaaaaaaaaaaaaaaaaaaaaaaattcttaacagtCTGGATATagaaaaaaggtgaaaacaatACATATATGAAATGTTTGGAGGGGAGTTGTATGCATTGGAAGTTTCATATAAGGGGGTTAGTGACAGTCCGATTTATGTAAGAATgatgaaatgtttgaaaaattctGTAATGACAGACAAACATTATACCATAAATTTGTTGAAATCTTAACATAGTTCTAGCTTTTAGTTTATGTTCTGTGGATttcgtgtgtgtgtttatgtgtgtttttatatacGTTTGCACGTATGTATGTATCACTGTTCCTCCAAATCACCCACCTCATTCTGGGTATTTATCATCAGATTAGGTTTAGCTCTACTAGAAACTTACCCTTAGAGTAAAAAAACTACTTGATGCCCATCATGATCTGCGGGATAAAAGCAAAGCAATGAGAGACTACGCAAAAGAGAGACTGCTCCAAAAACATTGAGTAATGATGGAgtgactgggaaaaaaaaaagactgtttacTAGAGGCAGAAATGTACACTCCTAAGCTAGAGGCTAACTGAATAAATATAGCAtcttaaaatttccttctttaaatAAAACAGTGGTAGAAGAAAGATGAAACCCAGGGGTGCTATGTGAGCACTTAACCTGACATGAAGAAGAAAATCACAGAAAGAAAGCCTTCTTACAGAGAAggtacctcggcctcccaagaagctaggaccacaggcatgtgccaccatgcccagctacttttcgtatttttggtagagacagagttttcccatgttgcccaggctggactcgagcGCTGAGCTggagcaatctgcccacctcagccccccaaagtgctaggattacagacatgttcTTCTGGACACTCATGCCCTCTGTCTGCTCTGTATGCCTTTTGGGTGATTTGCTCTGCTTCCCAGCTTTGctgtaaaaagaccaaaaaaaaaaaaaggcagtaaatGTAACTGCTTATGCGAGTGTACATTTTGGTAGAGGAGTTTTATAAATTATAGACAAAATTCTCCTTTAGGCTTTATTTAATCTTTCAGGTAATAAATCCAGATTTGCCCCCAGAGGTAAGACGTCACGTGACTAGTAGCTTGTGACTGTGTAAGTCATcggtttcattttatttatggatACGATTACACGCAGAGGTGAAAGGTGAAGCACTGtttaaaagtttcaaatttgTTCTGTGTTTCCCTACAAACATAGTAGAAGTGGCTTCTGTAGAATTTCTTTAGCAGTAAACCAGGGGTGTTCCAAGAgaataacagtaataaaaaaattaggttaAAAATCTTAGATTTAAGGCTTAAAGTACTGCCTAAATGTCACTAGTAGGTATACTTCTGAGCTGGCCAGCAGCTGACTTCAGATCTGACTTTTGCTTGAACTGCAGTCATCTGAATTTCACTAGGAATACAGGCAAAAGATAACTTTTGCAAATACATTTCATCATTTCACCTTTATGGCAAATAATGGATTTCTAATATAAAACTTTAATACTGTTAACATATGGGAATTACATTAACATGTGACTACACTGACATTGGAATTTTAACCAGTTGCTTCCACATACAGTTAgagaattttataattatttgctATAACGGGGATAGCTGAGACTGAATGTCACTTGGACGTTCAAAAGATCAATGCTTGAATTAAAGTTAACACTTATCTTGGGGGTGGaggcaaaaaataactaaaaagctGGTTTCAGTGCTGTGAAAGATGCCTGTACGTAGCCTAGCTCTTTTAGGTTCCTTGTTGTCTGATAAAGgctttacaaataaggaaaaaggctgcagtgaaccttgTAGCATTGGATTGGATTAGACATTAATATGAGCTTCAggtttcatatgtgtgtgtgtgtgtgtgtgtgtgtgtaagagtaTCTGCATATATATGTGAGAATGTGTGTaggtgtatgtatgtacacacacatatgtgtaaacAGATGAAGTTGATATAGATGCGTGTACCATACTAGCCATACCTGCTGAGAGGGCTTAAAAGCAATGACACCACGGAACCAATTAACTTACCGAGTGCTCAAAATTCGGTTTTTAAATATCATTCTCCAGTAAAAAGAATGGGAATCCCTGGAGTAATGCCTGATTTCAGGGTGGACGGGACAAGGAAAGTAAAGATGTGCCTGTGATATTTTGTTGTGCGAGAAACTAAGGAAGTGCTCACAAAATGATGGGGACATGTCACAAAGATACAGGATACTGCCATACAAGCTCCAAACATGTAAGATAATTTGAGCAACAACGTAAATAATTTCTGTAATGGGTTCAACTTACAGAGTAAACTAATAATCCATGatagaaatgaacaaatgaataaataaatgagggagaAGGGAACCTCTTTCTAACAGTAGAATTCcagctaataaatgtagaaggaatggCAGAAATAAAAAGTCACCATTAAACACCACAGTGATGACTGTTGTAGGGAGGAATTAATTGATGCTAACATTAGTGGGGGAAAGTGTGGTAAGAAACAGGATATTGACATATTTGCACTAagtacaaagggaaaaataataacttttctgtggagaaacctggcaaaaacaactTTAAGCAGTGTGCTTCCTGATAAACTGTGCAGGGTACATCACTTGTGTTTTATTTCTGCCAAAAATATGTAAGTTGAATTTAATGATAAGGAAACATCAAACATCGCAGATGGAGGTATATTCACCAGCCAGTGCTCTCTGAgagtgtcaaggtcatgaaaagcAAGGAGACTGAGGAACTGTTCCAGAGTAAAAGAGACCCCGGGGCGACAACAGTGAAGTACAGCCTGTGATCCTACATCTGAAATAGGGCATTGAAATAATTGACACAATTTGAGTAAGCTTGTTAGACTAACACTGATACTACACTATTGtataatttcctgattttgatagtTGTATTCTGGTTATCTAAGATgttaatatttgagaaatatgTGTGAATGGTAGGAATGTTCActatttttgcaatattttagtaaatctgaaattatttaaaaatgaacagttaaatattttttaaaataagcacagTTTTTTCAATGTGTTACCTACCGTGTGTTTAATGATAACTTATAATTCAGTCACACAAATGCTGTGACAGCTAATAATTCCTTAGGGTGTCCTTAATGGACGTTGCACTGACAACATTGTTTCAGGCTAATTTATACATGACAACTAAAAGGAATAATTTGTACTTAGAGATGGAGAAGTGACATGAtacatttatcatattttaatgtGGTTTGAgccctttcaatttttttttcacagtgtaTCCTGACTGCTTGAATTAGATATTCAAGGGccggaattttttttatttggaatgGCTTCATTATATGAATTGCAGCCCAGAGCAAAGATTCATTTTCAACTATCGAGATAGCTCATTGAACCTCAGTGGCAAAGATTTAAGATAGGAACATCAAAAAAAGTGTCCTTCATAAAAATAAGGGAATTCTTTCCATCACCACATTATTCTTTAACATTCAGCTCTAAGTGGGCACACACTTTAGTATTAGAGGAAAGTAGCTGTGCACTTGCAATGCCACCTCTAACAAATTTTTCTGGTCCCATTCATACTGTTAATGCCTTATTCTAGgaattaattctaaaatttaaccCTGTTCTTCCTTTCTGCATTACAGGATAACATAAACATAGAGGAAGCTGCCCGGTTCCTAGTGGAGAAGATTCTTGCAAACCACCAAAGCTTTCCTAATGAAGAAAACGATGTGGGCAAAATTAAGCTAGATCAAGAGACCTTGAGAGCAGAGAGCAAATCCCAGTGTTGCTGATAGGGCTTCTGCTTCTCTCATGTGTGCCTCAGCTCTGAAGAAGTTCCTGAGAATGGGTTATGGATGTCATGTTAGCTGTGAGTCTTCCCACAGTGGCACTTCAAAAGGCAGCACCACTGGGTGCCGGCACTTACTTGAAAATGGAACTTTGGGAGAAGTATCCTTGCCAGTGGCTCTGTAACTTAACAGATGACAATTAGGCTTTTGTCATTGTTGCCATCATATGGAAGATAATGTTTACATccttttaaacatctttttatatgaCAGTTCCTTAGGATTTGGTAAGCCTTCCAAGTTGTAGCTTTTAATGTAAGTGCTGGGGTGGTAATAAAATGTTACCTCCAGTCTTATGGTCATTTTGAGTCTATATTTTTGCCATCTTATTGTATCCTCACTTTTTAGGGAGGGTTTTAGATTCTATTAGCCACAAAGGCTTGAGGTTTCTTTTTAGCAATTTTCTATTCAAAACTTTGgaaaggccaggtatggtggctcatgcctataatcccagcactttaagaaggtgaggcaggaagatcacttgagcccaggagtttgaggtcacagtgagctatgattgtaccacggcactccagcctgagcaacagagtgagaacctctTAAAACAAGACAAACCTTTTGAAACTTtgtgtaaaattattttccttacaTATAATTTACCCATTCATAGCTGGTGTGGCATGTGGTCACTCttcttaaatacattaaaatgaccTTAATGACTGAAAAAGTACTCACAGCACATCTGTATTATGGATGTTTCCCTCTGGATATGGTTACTACCCCTTGGAAACTCTATAAATgagcatttcttcttttctctccctagtcctttctctcttctctttttcctgtttatGTTCATAACTGAAGGCCTATGTGATATGATGGTTGCAATTCTTTCTCAAGTTTGTGATAGCAATGGTCAAGGAGAGAATGTATTTCAAAGCATATACAATTAAATCTGAGCTTCTATAGTATGAATTGTGAAAGACACTAGGTCGTGTATGGTTTTGTATAAGGGTTGGGACATTTAAAGTATAATATCTAAGAAACTTAAGGCAGACTCACAATATTTGCATTACCATTTAAGCcaattaaggaaaataataaatattttgactGAAGTCTTACTTTTGAATTACTATAGTTCTATAATAGAAAGATAATATGGGATGTACTTTTCTGCCTTAGAAAACTTTGTTCACTTTTGCCTTCTATTTTTAAGGGACTGACTTATATCATGTCCAACTTACTGATTTAAGAAAGATCCAAACTTACttctttcaaagaaaatgttGAGTTTTTTGGCACAATCCAAAGCTAATGCAAAATGAGACCTTGACCAAATTTGTTTTATACATTAAGTGAACTTGGATGGGAAAGATTCATTAATTTATTGCGCacgaaacaaaacaaaggccTAGGCTTGGCAAGAtctaatctcaacactttgtgaggtcaaggagggagaatctcttgagtccaggagttcaagaccagccctagcaacatagagagaccttgtctctacaaaaatcaaaaacaaaaacaaaactccaaaaaACACGGCAAGAAGTGCATTTGCTTTGACAGCTATGTTCTGGAAATAAATAATAGTTGTCATGAACCATAAAATGTAGCTCTTTTTTCATTAAACCTAACTTTTGCCTAGAAatcacatatatgtttatatattacatatttaagaaagaaagaaaacgctTTAGACCTCTTTGGATATGTATTCTACATATCTACATAGCACCAGATTTTCTGAAGTGAAAAAGTAAAAGACCCTGATTTAAgtaatatatatcttttaatgACTATtaacacctgttttttttttaatgttgaattaAATCTATCTTTCGAAAATATGTTTCATACTCCTAAGTTTTTTTCTACTCTAGGTACAATTTTTCAaccttttttatatttcaaagtcCAATGGTATGAAGTATGAAATGGTGCTTAACCTCAAATGTTAGAAATATAAACCTTATGCTAAGTAGTTTCTGAAAAAGATTGCAGTCtgcttggaattttcttttttatatattaatttttcatttttacaagaAATCCATTGTGCTTAAATTCCCCCTAACAGTACATTCAAAATCAGGAGTATTACACTCTCATTGCCCATCTTTACAATTGTTAATAACTTCTCAGAGTAATTTTAACATTGGTAATACCGTAAGTAAATTGTTTTTTGTAAACACTTAGGATTCTTTTTCGTGAGATAGTTTATTGTATTTACCATTTCCTACAGTTTAGAAATAAAACTGAGTAACTATTTCACATTACGTTTAAAGTCTTGCCActatttgtttttataacttaaacataaaatttgaatttagGGTGAGCTGCATAAATagccaaaagaaagaagagaatactCTGACTTTGAAAAAtcaattacatacacacacagatacacataaaaacacacacactggaTGAGACACTGGCAAGAAGTACAGAATACTTCGTTaataaaagggattttttttgtaTGAGTCTGAGGTATCAAAAATGTACCAATATTCtaatcatatatatgtaatttatatatgtatgtacaaattgagttacattatattttatatgcgtatatgtatacttatgtgtccggaattggtgggttcttggtctcactgacttaaagaatgaagccgcagaccctcgtggtgagtgttacagctcttaaaggcagtggGTCTGGCATTGTTCCTTCCTCCCGgggggttcgtggtctcgctggcttcaggagtgaagctgcaaaccttgggttcgtggtctcgctgacttcaggagagaagctgcagaccttcccagtgagtgttacagctcataaccGCAGGGTGAACCCGAAAAATGAGTAGCAACAAGATACTGTAAAGAGCAAAAAAACTAGGCTTCCACAGCGTGCAAGGACACCCCACAGGGTTGCTGCTGGCTGGTTtcggcagcctgcttttattcccttatctggccccacccacatcctgctgattggtccattttacagagagctgattggtctgttttgacagagtgTGGATTGGTACGTTTagaatccttgagctagacacagagtcacagagtgctagttagctagattcagagttagctagatacagagctagatacagagtaccaattggtacATTTACAACCTTGAGCTAGATACTGAGTACTAATTGGtatgtttacaaaccttgagctagatacagaatactgattggtgtatttacaaaccttgagctagacacagagtgcttattggtgcatttacaatccttgagctagatgcagagtcacagagtgctagtcctccaagtctccactaagttagctagatacagagtaccaattggtgtattcacaaaccctgagctagacacagagtgctgattggggcatttacaatcctttagctaggcAGAGTCACAAAgcgctagtcctccaagtctccactaggttagctagatacagagtgctgattggtgcacatacgaTCCTCCAGCTAggtataaaagttctccaagttcccatccagttcaggagcccagctgactTCACCCAGTGGATGCTGTAccagggctgcaggcggagctgcccgccagtctcTAGCCTCGTCTGCACTCTTCAGCCCTTGGGCTGTAGATGGGACTGGGCGTCATGGAGCAGAGGGCAGCGGCGGTCGCGGAGGCTCAGGCCGCGCGGGAGCCAACTGCAGGTGAAGAGCTCGgagacatggcgggctgcaggtcccaagccctgccccacGGGGAAGGAGCTAAACCTggcgagaatttgagtgcagcgccGGCcgggcactgctgggggacccagggcaacctccgcagctgctggccccggtgctaagcccctcactgccctgggcctgcgGTGCCGACTGGCTGCTCAGTGTGCGGGCCATGCCGCCCGCGCCCGCCCCTGCTGGAACTCACTCTGGCCCGGGAGCCTGGCGCGCAGCCCTGGTTCCTGCCCAGGTAGCCCCGTTTCCTgaccgcgcctctccctccacacctcaggcaagcagagggaggaggctctggcctcagccagcccagagggGGGCTCCCACGCTtgcagtggcgggctgaagggtTCTTCAAGCACCGCCAGAGTAGAGACGGAGGCCGGAAGCTGAGGAGGCGCTGAGAAGAGGTGCAGAGAGCAAGGGCTGCCAGCACACTGTCACCTCTCActtacacatatgtacatataaatatgtacatatatgtatatacaatacatatataaaaatatgtgtatatataaatgtgtgtatatatgtataaatttgtatgtataaatatgtacatatacatatgtgtaatgTGTACATATACCTgtgtaatatgtatatacacatatgtgatgcatatgtatgtatacatgtatatgcatttttatgtatgcatacatactatatatacatacataaaatacatatgtacatgtgtgtatatttataaagtacatatatatgcatatgtatgtaacTCAATAAGGTTTCTAAAAGTGATTGTTATCATAAGCTGTGACTTTTCAAAATGTTGTTTGGTTTCCTGAAATATGTACATAAAAGCATCCAATTTGCTTACTGAAAAATTGTGAGCCTTACTTCAGACTTACTTAGTTTTGTAGGGATGAGACTCAGAAATCTGCTTTTACAAAAAATCTGATGTTCATTTTGGAAAACCTCCTAGAGAAAATACCAGTAGTTACAGTATTATTCAGTTTGAAATCTATCGTATTATTCAAAACATGAACACTATTAAATTATAGCACTTTTAATCCCATTTGTAAATCATTGTTATTAAAAAGCCTGAATAtctggagcttgtagtgagccaagatcacgccactgcactccagcctgggtgacagtgcaagacttgatcttaaaaaaaaaaaaaaaaagcctgcatatCTTTAACCATGGACAGACAGTATAAATTTGCTTCAATCCACTGAAGAAAACAGAAGCTAAAGGGTTCTGATAGGCTGGACCAATCTACAAATATTGTTGCTAAAGCTGGCTAGCCATTTggaataaaaaaatcacatttctatCTCACTGCTTCCCAAAATGATACAATATGGAAAATAGCATAAatgtaaaaacaagaaataaagctacaaaaaaattagcatagATGGGAAAAAATTGATATTGGGCTAAGAAAATCCTAAATTATCACATGCTGGAAGCAAGGCGGAAAAGATAGATATGTTTGATTACAACAAAATATTTGGTATAGCAAGatgatataaacaaaattataacaaGCAACAGACAAAATATTTGTAACCTACTTAACTTTGTGAGGGCTAAGAAGGGGTGTTAAGAAAACTGAGATAAAACATGTAGAACAAGTACTTTATAGAAGAGGCAAGTCTTAGGAAACGTTTTAAGAACTCAAAAAAGTAAGATGTTATTAGATTCACAAAGAATGTATAAGATTGATTATATCTCTGATATTCGTgaacatatatagaaaaataggTATTCATAATCTACCATTAGACTaaacttattttaataattactaCCAAGATTCCCTGCAAAATTGCTATTCGGTTTTCACTCTTAGTGCATGTCTTGCCAAGAAGAGGAACTGTTACTATGgggaaatagaattaaaaataaaatccctttCCAATACATAAAACTTCTTTACAAAGACAGAATAGAAAGGAAGtggttttattattgaataagtaCTAAACTAGAATGTGATATGCACTACAGGAAATACTGTTAAGACACTGCAAAGATGGAAATCTTACTCTTTTAATGACACACAGATTCAATACATTACATATATGTTGTCAAGCTAATCTAGTGCTTAATCAAATAACAGTCTTTTTCTATAGAGTTCATTTTAAATTCACTTGGTAATTGAGATGATGATCTGTGTTAGCCAATTGGCTTTATCTAAAGGAAAACTCAACTTCTTATATCTTTATGCCAGGTAGTAGATTTGCAACTTGGTGCCAGGTGCCCAGCAAAGTTAGGCTCCTAACCTCCTACAGAAACTGGGAGATAGGGTCACTGTCTTcctacatttcaaagagatgatACTCCCAGATTCCAGAGAAAGCTAGAGAGAGggtaatttagttttttaaaagatgtgcATGCATTTCAAAGAGACAAATAACTTGAAAGGTTCTTATGTAGATATTCTCAGAAAAGGGTGAGTGAGGGTTGGGATGGGCAGCTGAGAGAATCTCTTTTCTTATTGTCACCAGAGAGACTTAAGcctcttattttttatatgtatttgccCTTACTGTCAACCCTACATAAATGTCTGTGTGTACAAGAATAGAGAATAGAGGATAGAGAAAtctgttcactgcagcattgctCGTATATACCTCATGCAAAACTAAAACTTAGAACTAAATGCTCATGTATAGGGGAGAAATA from Macaca fascicularis isolate 582-1 chromosome 4, T2T-MFA8v1.1 includes these protein-coding regions:
- the RAB32 gene encoding ras-related protein Rab-32 isoform X2 translates to MAGGGAGDPGLGAAAAPAPETREHLFKVLVIGELGVGKTSIIKRYVHQLFSQHYRATIGVDFALKVLNWDSRTLVRLQLWDIAGQERFGNMTRVYYKEAVGAFVVFDISRSSTFEAVLKWKSDLDSKVHLPNGSPIPAVLLANKCDQNKDSSQTPSQMDQFCKEHGFAGWFETSAKDNINIEEAARFLVEKILANHQSFPNEENDVGKIKLDQETLRAESKSQCC